A genome region from Nitrospirota bacterium includes the following:
- a CDS encoding META domain-containing protein encodes MKYCSFKQFLERRAMGSSSISLVRILVYFALLSTASAGEVQGPAAKDLEGITIHSAWFPSGTVTLKNGEYRGPAAPGSVTETVVRLTDRRAFGPMNGKDSAAIIFATDTGGSGMFYDLALIVKGSGGWVYADATLLGDRIKVHSVGIKGNEIIVSMSAHGPGDAMCCPTREVTRLFLVQADHLVAERDARPGSQDPGIIGVVWQWVQTRYHNDIMLNRPADSTGYTLQLNSDGTVRVRGDCNAGGGAFTMTGSILSVRITHTTMAACPEGSLESPFVRDLNRAAGFLLKNRVLFLELENDTGTMEFHEKQKNEK; translated from the coding sequence GTGAAATACTGTTCCTTCAAACAGTTTCTGGAGCGCCGGGCAATGGGTTCCTCCAGCATCAGCCTTGTCCGGATCCTGGTTTATTTTGCGCTCCTCAGTACGGCTTCAGCAGGGGAGGTCCAGGGGCCGGCTGCAAAGGACCTCGAAGGAATAACGATCCACTCAGCATGGTTCCCTTCGGGGACCGTTACGCTCAAGAACGGCGAATATCGCGGTCCTGCTGCGCCGGGGTCCGTCACCGAGACGGTCGTGAGATTGACGGACCGACGTGCTTTCGGACCAATGAACGGGAAGGACTCCGCAGCAATCATTTTCGCGACGGACACCGGCGGCAGCGGCATGTTCTATGATCTGGCGCTGATCGTCAAGGGATCAGGAGGATGGGTATATGCCGATGCCACTCTCCTGGGCGACAGGATCAAGGTGCATTCCGTAGGCATCAAGGGCAATGAGATAATCGTAAGCATGTCCGCCCATGGCCCCGGTGACGCGATGTGTTGCCCCACCCGCGAGGTGACACGCCTTTTCCTGGTCCAGGCGGACCATCTTGTAGCGGAGCGCGATGCACGACCAGGCTCGCAGGACCCGGGGATCATTGGCGTTGTCTGGCAGTGGGTCCAGACACGGTATCATAACGACATCATGCTGAACCGTCCGGCCGATTCGACCGGTTACACGCTTCAGCTGAACTCCGATGGAACGGTCAGGGTCCGGGGAGACTGCAATGCAGGCGGGGGAGCCTTCACGATGACCGGCAGTATACTCTCCGTCAGAATCACCCATACGACCATGGCCGCCTGTCCTGAGGGTTCACTGGAAAGTCCCTTCGTTCGTGACCTCAATAGGGCAGCCGGGTTCCTTCTTAAAAACCGTGTTCTCTTTCTTGAGCTGGAAAACGATACCGGTACCATGGAGTTTCATGAAAAGCAAAAGAATGAAAAATAG
- a CDS encoding YiiX/YebB-like N1pC/P60 family cysteine hydrolase, protein MTAGESSQSPPSRRKKQPGRSLKRIGSVTAAIAVLYLLLLIPFDDRDHVPAVGGRAVKQPFVWDQDEYWEALEATYRTLKQGGCTSAVPALSSKFQKAKRILHEIDEARTYPDDPVYRELEAVVFEMGTVVGACNRQVTDYLGLIADMRTIIKKRSADWDMNSASTRITLYRLLYGSRAAAEEVILQTPAGTVPKLVPGKDEPARTPWADVRNVRIHSGDILVSRGGAPTSALIARGSDYPGNFSHIAFVYVDPATRTPYIVESHIERGVVVSTVEQYLEDKKLRVMLLRLRKDLPQLTKDPMIPHKAAEIAYNNATKKHIPYDFEMNYREHSKLFCSEVASAAYETFGVKLWMGISHLSSPGLQRWLSDFGVRYFETQEPSDLEYDPQLVVVAEWRDPETLKKDHYDNAVTEVMLAGAEEGDELSYQWYLLPVVRLAKAYSVVLNLMGKAGPVPEGMTSTSALRNVWYSDKHETMLVRLSAKAAQFNREQGYAPPYWELVNLARSAKTEIEREQPRWRKRSVLHGN, encoded by the coding sequence ATGACCGCAGGGGAATCTTCACAATCACCTCCATCAAGGAGAAAGAAACAGCCGGGCAGGAGCCTGAAACGCATCGGATCGGTTACTGCCGCAATCGCCGTTCTGTACCTCCTGCTGCTCATTCCCTTCGACGATCGCGATCACGTCCCCGCCGTGGGCGGGCGGGCGGTGAAGCAGCCCTTTGTATGGGACCAGGACGAATACTGGGAGGCCCTGGAGGCCACATATCGAACGCTGAAGCAGGGGGGCTGTACGAGCGCCGTGCCGGCCCTGTCTTCGAAGTTCCAGAAAGCAAAAAGGATCCTGCACGAGATCGATGAAGCACGGACCTATCCCGACGATCCGGTATACCGCGAGCTCGAAGCAGTGGTGTTCGAGATGGGCACTGTGGTCGGCGCCTGCAATAGGCAGGTAACGGACTACCTCGGGTTGATCGCCGACATGCGTACCATTATCAAGAAACGGTCGGCAGACTGGGACATGAATTCCGCATCAACACGAATTACCCTGTACCGGCTTCTGTACGGCTCACGTGCCGCGGCCGAGGAGGTCATCCTGCAAACACCGGCGGGAACGGTGCCGAAGCTTGTTCCGGGAAAGGATGAGCCCGCCCGGACGCCCTGGGCGGACGTCCGCAATGTGCGCATCCACAGCGGCGACATTCTGGTGTCCCGCGGGGGTGCGCCCACATCGGCGCTCATTGCGAGGGGCAGCGATTACCCCGGCAACTTCTCGCACATCGCCTTCGTCTACGTGGATCCCGCAACGCGCACACCCTACATCGTGGAATCCCATATTGAACGGGGTGTCGTCGTTTCTACCGTGGAGCAGTATCTCGAGGACAAGAAACTGCGCGTCATGCTGCTGCGGCTGCGGAAAGACCTGCCGCAACTCACGAAGGACCCGATGATCCCGCATAAGGCCGCCGAGATTGCGTATAACAATGCAACGAAGAAGCATATCCCCTATGATTTCGAGATGAACTATCGCGAGCACTCGAAGCTGTTTTGTTCCGAAGTCGCTTCCGCCGCGTACGAGACCTTCGGCGTTAAACTCTGGATGGGGATATCCCATCTTTCTTCGCCCGGCCTTCAGCGATGGCTGAGCGATTTCGGCGTCCGATACTTCGAGACGCAGGAGCCGTCGGACCTCGAGTATGATCCCCAGCTCGTCGTCGTCGCGGAGTGGCGCGATCCCGAAACGCTCAAGAAAGACCATTATGACAATGCCGTGACAGAAGTGATGCTCGCGGGGGCTGAAGAAGGAGATGAGCTTTCGTATCAGTGGTACCTGTTGCCAGTGGTCAGGCTCGCAAAAGCGTACAGCGTGGTCCTGAACCTTATGGGGAAGGCAGGGCCGGTCCCGGAAGGCATGACATCTACTTCGGCGCTGCGGAACGTCTGGTATTCGGACAAGCACGAAACTATGCTGGTGCGGCTCTCGGCCAAGGCCGCGCAGTTCAACCGCGAACAGGGCTACGCTCCTCCCTACTGGGAGCTCGTCAATCTCGCGCGTTCCGCAAAGACCGAGATAGAACGGGAACAGCCGCGCTGGAGGAAGCGCAGTGTATTGCATGGCAACTGA